The Nostoc cf. commune SO-36 genomic sequence CCAGTTGTAAGCTTAGATTTTTGAGATATAGGTATTGGATAAACATCTCTTAATCCTATTACTCTCTCATAGCCAGAGGCAGTTAGAGTACTATATCTATCTCTTATATCTGAAACAACGCTGTTATCACTAAATGAGTTATAAATCAAAACATAAAATTTTGTTTCGGGAGTCAGAACAGCGTTCTTTATTACTGTCGTATATCTTTCTGATTGATTACCATTTATGGCTATTATTTCTATTGCAATTCTATTTCTACCTGCAATTTCTTTAAGTAATTTTTCTACAAAAATCTGTTCTGTTTGCCCTTCCACAAAAATAGCTAGCTTTTTCACTGATCTATCTGCTCCTTATTACCAAACCCTTCAACATAAAATTGAGTGGCAAAAAAGTCAAAATTGTTTAGACCAGTGAATTTAAAGTCTTCAAATACTTGTTTTGAATTATCTATGTTGTGAAGTTTAGCTAATCCTGGTTTTCTCTCAATTACTGACCAATATTCTAAAGGAACACCATTCATGATAAAACGATCATTAGTCGTCATCACTAGCTGAACTAATCCAGTCTGCGCTTTACTGATAAGTAACTTAATCATCGCTGATGCTCTTTCAAAATCGAGACCTTCTCCTATATCATCTATTAATATACAACTAGGTTTTTTAGCTAAAAGTGAGTAGTTTATTTGAATGATTAGAGATAAAGCTCTAAACATACCTTGAGATATTAGCCCTTGTTCAGTTCTCTCTTGTAGATCACTTTCCTGAACATAAAGACATTGTATTTCTATATATTGTAAGGATACTTCATCCTCTTCATCAGAAAATATAGCTGATGGCGTTTGAGTACCAATTTCAGATATGTTGTAACCTATAGATAACATATCTGATTTGATAGCTTCAATAAAAGCAGGACTTAGTTGGGATTTTCCTAGCTTAAATATATCAATTACGTTATCTGCATCTCTCAAGTTTATCTTTTTTCTTTTTTTAATAGGGTGATCGACCGCAAGATTTTTTCTACCTAAGTCTGTTCCAAATTGGTAGTAATTCAAGGAACTTGCCCAATTGTAAATTTCATCAAAAACAGGATGTTGGATAGAATCTCTCCGCTGAAAAGCAGCAACTTCATCAGTGGGAGTCTGAAATTCAATATTCATATGTAGCTTTTCAGCCCATATCTGACCCTCACCTGATTCATTCCTGTCAAGGTAATTCTTAGAACCAATAGTGAAATTCTCCTTAACTACCTGGCCTTTATCAACTGTCAATATGTAGACTTTCTTTTTATCTGTATTATCAGAATCAAAAGTTAATTTCCACTCTCGCGACATGCGATCAGGTCTTAGACTTGTGTCACCCGATAGTAAACCCGATATCAGGTTTATAGCCCTCAATATTTTCGATTTACCAGAGGCATTTTTACCAACAATCAAGTTTACATTGCCTATCTGACAACCATCTAAACGCCACTCACTTGGTAAACCTTTGTCCTGACAATATTCCACTAAGTCTAATTTCATGTATTTTTAATTGTTCCAGGTAATATTTGTTAAAACTTATTTACAAGTTATACTAATTATGATGATATATA encodes the following:
- a CDS encoding ATP-binding protein, with translation MKLDLVEYCQDKGLPSEWRLDGCQIGNVNLIVGKNASGKSKILRAINLISGLLSGDTSLRPDRMSREWKLTFDSDNTDKKKVYILTVDKGQVVKENFTIGSKNYLDRNESGEGQIWAEKLHMNIEFQTPTDEVAAFQRRDSIQHPVFDEIYNWASSLNYYQFGTDLGRKNLAVDHPIKKRKKINLRDADNVIDIFKLGKSQLSPAFIEAIKSDMLSIGYNISEIGTQTPSAIFSDEEDEVSLQYIEIQCLYVQESDLQERTEQGLISQGMFRALSLIIQINYSLLAKKPSCILIDDIGEGLDFERASAMIKLLISKAQTGLVQLVMTTNDRFIMNGVPLEYWSVIERKPGLAKLHNIDNSKQVFEDFKFTGLNNFDFFATQFYVEGFGNKEQIDQ